The Mycobacterium sp. 3519A genome contains a region encoding:
- the sdhA gene encoding succinate dehydrogenase flavoprotein subunit, which produces MLIEHRYDVVIVGAGGAGMRAAVEAGPRVRTAVLTKLYPTRSHTGAAQGGMCAALANVEEDNWEWHTFDTVKGGDYLADQDAVEIMCKEAIDAVLDLEKMGMPFNRTPEGRIDQRRFGGHTRDHGKAPVRRACYAADRTGHMILQTLYQNCVKHDVQFFNEFYALDLALTETAAGPVATGVIAYELATGDIHVFHAKAIVLATGGSGRMYKTTSNAHTLTGDGLGIVFRKGLPLEDMEFHQFHPTGLAGLGILISEAVRGEGGILLNSEGERFMERYAPTIKDLAPRDIVARSMVREVLEGRGAGPHKDYVYIDVRHLGEDVLNTKLPDITEFARTYLGVDPVKELVPVYPTCHYVMGGIPTTVSGQVLRDNTTPLPGLYAAGECACVSVHGANRLGTNSLLDINVFGRRAGIAASNYALGHDHVDLPSDPAGMVVSWVGDILSEHGNERVADIRTALQQSMDNNAAVFRTEETLKQALTDIHALKERYARITVHDKGKRYNSDLLEAIELGFLLELAEVTVVGALNRKESRGGHAREDYPNRDDTNYMRHTMAYKEGSELLSDIRLDYKPVVMTRYEPMERKY; this is translated from the coding sequence ATGCTGATTGAACATCGCTACGACGTCGTCATCGTCGGCGCAGGCGGCGCGGGTATGCGCGCGGCCGTCGAGGCGGGTCCGCGCGTGCGCACCGCGGTGCTGACCAAGCTGTACCCGACGCGTTCGCATACCGGCGCGGCGCAGGGCGGGATGTGTGCCGCGCTGGCCAACGTCGAAGAGGACAACTGGGAGTGGCACACCTTCGACACCGTCAAGGGCGGCGACTACCTCGCCGACCAGGACGCGGTCGAGATCATGTGCAAGGAAGCCATCGACGCGGTGCTCGACCTCGAGAAGATGGGGATGCCGTTCAACCGCACCCCTGAGGGCCGCATCGACCAGCGCCGGTTCGGCGGGCACACCCGCGACCACGGCAAGGCGCCCGTGCGGCGGGCCTGTTACGCCGCCGACCGCACCGGCCACATGATCCTGCAGACGCTGTACCAAAACTGCGTCAAGCACGACGTCCAGTTCTTCAACGAGTTCTACGCACTGGACCTGGCGCTCACGGAGACCGCCGCGGGCCCCGTCGCCACCGGCGTCATCGCCTACGAACTGGCAACGGGCGACATCCACGTCTTCCACGCCAAGGCGATCGTGCTCGCCACCGGCGGATCGGGCCGGATGTACAAGACCACCTCCAACGCGCACACGCTGACCGGCGACGGCCTCGGCATCGTGTTCCGCAAAGGACTTCCGTTGGAGGACATGGAATTTCACCAGTTCCATCCGACAGGCCTTGCGGGCCTTGGCATTCTGATCTCCGAGGCGGTGCGCGGCGAGGGCGGCATCCTGCTCAACTCCGAGGGCGAGCGGTTCATGGAACGCTACGCCCCGACCATCAAAGACCTGGCGCCACGCGACATCGTCGCCCGCTCGATGGTGCGCGAGGTGCTCGAGGGCCGCGGCGCAGGCCCGCACAAGGATTACGTCTACATCGACGTCCGCCATCTCGGCGAGGACGTACTCAACACCAAACTGCCCGACATCACCGAGTTCGCCCGCACCTACCTTGGCGTCGACCCGGTCAAGGAACTGGTGCCGGTGTACCCCACGTGTCACTACGTGATGGGCGGCATCCCGACGACGGTGAGCGGACAGGTGTTGCGCGACAACACCACACCGCTGCCCGGTCTGTACGCGGCGGGCGAATGCGCCTGCGTCTCAGTGCACGGCGCCAACCGGCTGGGCACGAATTCACTGTTGGACATCAACGTGTTCGGCCGCCGGGCAGGCATCGCGGCGTCGAATTACGCGCTGGGCCATGACCACGTCGACCTGCCGTCGGATCCGGCGGGCATGGTGGTCAGCTGGGTGGGCGACATCTTGAGCGAGCACGGCAACGAGCGCGTCGCCGACATCCGCACCGCCCTGCAGCAGTCGATGGACAACAACGCCGCAGTGTTCCGCACCGAGGAGACGTTGAAGCAGGCGTTGACGGACATTCACGCGCTCAAGGAGCGATATGCCCGAATCACGGTGCACGACAAGGGCAAGCGTTACAACAGCGACCTACTCGAGGCGATCGAGCTGGGCTTCCTGCTCGAGCTCGCCGAGGTGACGGTCGTCGGCGCGTTGAACCGCAAGGAATCTCGCGGCGGACACGCCCGCGAGGACTACCCGAACCGCGACGACACCAACTACATGCGGCACACCATGGCCTACAAGGAGGGCAGCGAGCTGCTGTCCGACATCCGGCTGGACTACAAGCCGGTGGTGATGACGCGGTACGAGCCGATGGAACGGAAGTACTGA
- a CDS encoding succinate dehydrogenase iron-sulfur subunit, with product MSAPAVDTTEGAAPPVPEGAVMITLKIARFNPEDPDAAGWQSFRVPCLPTDRLLNLLHYVKWYLDGTLTFRRSCAHGVCGSDAMRINGVNRLACKVLMRDMLPKKPGKQLTITIEPIRGLPVEKDLVVNMEPFFDAYRAVKPFLITSGNPPTRERIQSQTDRMRYDDTTKCILCACCTTSCPVYWSEGSYFGPAAIVNAHRFIFDSRDEGAAERLDILNEVDGVWRCRTTFNCTESCPRGIQVTQAIQEVKRALMFAR from the coding sequence ATGAGCGCACCAGCTGTCGACACCACGGAGGGCGCCGCACCGCCGGTGCCCGAGGGTGCGGTGATGATCACGCTGAAGATCGCCCGCTTCAACCCGGAGGACCCCGACGCCGCCGGTTGGCAGAGCTTCCGCGTCCCGTGCCTGCCCACCGACCGGTTGCTCAACCTGCTGCACTACGTGAAGTGGTATCTGGACGGCACGCTGACGTTCCGGCGGTCGTGCGCCCACGGCGTGTGCGGGTCCGACGCGATGCGGATCAACGGCGTGAACCGGTTGGCGTGCAAGGTGCTGATGCGCGACATGCTGCCGAAGAAGCCCGGCAAGCAGCTCACCATCACGATCGAGCCGATTCGTGGGCTGCCCGTCGAGAAGGACCTCGTGGTCAACATGGAGCCGTTCTTCGACGCCTACCGCGCCGTCAAACCGTTCCTGATCACCAGCGGCAATCCGCCCACCCGCGAACGCATTCAGAGCCAGACCGACCGGATGCGCTACGACGACACCACCAAGTGCATCCTGTGCGCGTGCTGCACCACCAGCTGCCCGGTGTACTGGAGCGAGGGTTCGTATTTCGGGCCGGCCGCGATAGTCAACGCGCACCGGTTCATCTTCGACAGCCGCGACGAGGGCGCCGCCGAGCGACTGGACATCCTCAACGAGGTGGACGGCGTGTGGCGCTGCCGCACGACGTTCAACTGCACGGAGTCCTGCCCGCGCGGCATCCAGGTGACGCAGGCCATCCAGGAGGTCAAGCGCGCACTGATGTTCGCGCGTTAG
- a CDS encoding succinate dehydrogenase hydrophobic membrane anchor subunit, producing the protein MTDTSGTTWTPHHREGRLAPVQEKEHDRPASLDHPRAPRRPRGIPYFEKYAWLFMRFSGVALVVLALGHLFIGLVWDGGVYRIDFNYVAQRWASPFWQIWDMALLWLAMVHGANGMRTIIGDYARKNITKFYLNSLLLLVTGFTLVLGTYVLVTFDANIS; encoded by the coding sequence ATGACCGACACATCGGGGACGACCTGGACCCCTCACCACCGCGAGGGCCGCCTGGCTCCCGTTCAGGAGAAAGAGCACGACCGGCCGGCCAGCCTCGACCACCCACGCGCGCCGCGTCGCCCGCGGGGCATCCCGTACTTCGAGAAGTACGCGTGGCTGTTCATGCGGTTCTCCGGCGTCGCGCTGGTGGTGCTCGCGCTGGGCCACCTGTTCATCGGGCTCGTCTGGGACGGCGGCGTGTACCGCATCGACTTCAATTACGTGGCGCAGCGCTGGGCGTCGCCGTTCTGGCAGATCTGGGACATGGCGCTGCTGTGGCTCGCGATGGTGCACGGCGCCAACGGGATGCGCACCATCATCGGCGACTACGCCCGCAAGAACATCACCAAGTTCTATCTGAATTCGCTGTTGTTGCTGGTGACAGGTTTCACGTTGGTGCTGGGCACCTATGTGCTGGTGACCTTCGACGCGAACATCTCGTGA
- a CDS encoding DUF2231 domain-containing protein — MESRVKALGHAIHPMLIPFPLGLLATAVVFDIVYLVTDRPGFAVASGYMIGAGIIGGLLAAPFGWIDWFKIPAGTRAKSIGLVHGLGNVVVVVLFAVSWLLRVSNGWDPTAWALACSFVAVVLAVATAWMGGELVERLGVGVDEGAAIDAPSSLSHRHVTA, encoded by the coding sequence ATGGAGAGTCGGGTCAAGGCGTTGGGGCACGCGATTCATCCCATGCTCATACCGTTCCCGCTCGGCCTGCTGGCCACGGCGGTGGTGTTCGACATCGTGTATCTGGTGACCGACCGGCCCGGATTCGCGGTCGCGTCGGGCTACATGATCGGAGCGGGGATCATCGGCGGATTGTTGGCGGCGCCGTTCGGCTGGATCGACTGGTTCAAGATCCCGGCGGGCACCAGGGCCAAGAGCATCGGGCTGGTGCACGGCCTTGGCAACGTCGTGGTGGTGGTGTTGTTCGCGGTGAGTTGGCTGCTGCGGGTCAGCAACGGCTGGGATCCCACGGCGTGGGCGCTGGCGTGCAGCTTCGTGGCAGTGGTGCTGGCCGTCGCGACCGCGTGGATGGGCGGCGAACTGGTCGAGCGTCTTGGCGTCGGTGTCGACGAGGGTGCGGCCATCGACGCGCCGAGCTCGCTGAGCCACCGGCACGTGACCGCGTAG
- a CDS encoding cytidine deaminase yields MTSEIDWKMLRHKATEASAHAYAPYSGFAVGAAALVDDHRLVAGCNVENVSYGLGLCAECAVVCALHSSGGGRLIALSCVDATGEVLMPCGRCRQVLLEHGGAELLIDHPLGPRPLSVLLPDAFGPQDLARVNEPAHEETP; encoded by the coding sequence ATGACATCCGAGATCGACTGGAAAATGTTGCGGCACAAGGCAACTGAAGCCTCAGCTCACGCCTACGCGCCGTATTCCGGGTTCGCGGTCGGTGCGGCCGCGCTGGTCGACGACCACCGATTGGTGGCGGGCTGCAATGTGGAAAATGTCTCATATGGCCTAGGTCTCTGTGCCGAGTGCGCTGTGGTTTGCGCGCTGCATTCCAGCGGCGGCGGACGGCTGATCGCGCTGTCATGTGTGGACGCGACCGGCGAGGTGCTGATGCCCTGCGGGCGCTGCCGGCAGGTGCTTCTCGAGCACGGCGGAGCCGAACTGCTGATCGATCATCCGCTCGGTCCTCGGCCGCTGAGCGTGCTGCTTCCCGACGCGTTCGGCCCGCAGGACCTGGCCCGCGTCAACGAGCCCGCACACGAAGAAACACCGTGA
- the sdhC gene encoding succinate dehydrogenase, cytochrome b556 subunit: MSTATPATPAVPAPVPHPSRRRSLYRGDPGMWSWVLHRITGATIFFFLLVHVLDTALVRVSPESYNEVINTYKTPIVGLMEIGLVAAVLYHALNGIRVILIDFWQHGPRYQKLMLWIVAGVWLAVMIPTLGVIGMHMAERFL, from the coding sequence ATGAGTACTGCGACACCCGCGACACCGGCGGTGCCTGCGCCGGTTCCCCATCCGTCGCGCAGACGATCCCTGTACCGCGGTGATCCGGGCATGTGGTCCTGGGTGCTGCACCGCATCACCGGGGCCACCATCTTCTTCTTCCTGCTGGTGCACGTGCTGGACACAGCGCTGGTGCGGGTCAGCCCCGAGTCCTACAACGAGGTCATCAACACCTACAAGACTCCGATCGTCGGTCTGATGGAGATCGGCCTCGTGGCGGCGGTGCTTTACCACGCCCTCAACGGAATCCGCGTCATCCTCATCGACTTCTGGCAGCACGGACCGCGTTATCAAAAGCTGATGTTGTGGATCGTGGCGGGCGTGTGGCTCGCCGTGATGATCCCGACGCTCGGCGTCATCGGCATGCACATGGCGGAGCGATTCCTATGA